The region cttctccatttttcatttcttcttcaattCTTTAGTCATAATAGAACTTCTATTCTTCCTTTCCTATTTTCATAAAATGTTTCTAATCATATTCTGATTCTTTTATTTTGATGATGGTTTTTCTATAGACTTTATTTCCCTATTTGAATCAATACCTCCAGTGAACTGTCAATCCTTCTAATTCGATCATAATAATGTATTGATAGGATAATTTGGGATAATCATCACTTCTTTCCTATTCTTTCTATTAAGGACCGATTATAGTAATGATTATAGATATCAATTTTGTTTTGATATTAACAACTCATATTATTCATATGTTGAAGGATCGTTTACTATCAACGTGGATCACCTCTAACTTTGGAAGGGAATCACTACTCTGTTCTAGCCGTAACAACGTAATTGTTGGTTTGGAAACCTTGATTAAATTGTTCTTATCAAAGAATAATTAAGATAACGATCTAATAATGAATCATCGTTTTATACTCAGATCTGCAATTAAACTAGTTAGATCCAAGTGTGGGTGTTCGAAGGAGTCTAGTGTTGCGTTGGATCTACCAATCAAGGTGTGAGTCTAACCTAATACAATATTGTATGATTAATTGATAAACAATAGTTAATATTGATTCATATTATTAACACTATAAAAATATGGTTGTACGTGAATACAATAAGTATTCAAAGTGGATGATAGATCCTTTAAAAGGATGATACCCAATTAAGTGCCTTTGAACTGATTAATCTGTGATGATGTGAATGTGTTAGTGTTGCTTATTGATAAATGAGATTATCATTCACATGTATGCCCACTAAAATTTTTGCATCTATATGCTACTACTAGATCCCGTAAGCCTACAACTGTTTGTGGAACTTCCAAATTTAGTGCAAGATTTATTGCTGGTGTGATATTATGTTCATATTCCAACACTCCTGATATGTGATTTAATGGTGTTATTTGATAAGCATGAAAAATATATCATGCCACTATTTCTGTTAATGAGATTATCATTCGCATGTTAGCATGCCCACTAAAATTTTTGTATCTATATGCTACTACTAGATCTCGTAAGCCTACAACTGTTTGAGAAACTTCCAAATTTAATGCAAGATTTATTGCTGATGGATAGTAATAGTTCTATGCTATGGTGTGCTTTTGATATAATCGCTTAAAGATTGTTCTTTTCTACCAAAGAAAATTACAAACTCGTATATATtctacttaattattttattttttgtttaattaattttttaaaattttaatatattttaattgatatattaactaattttaatttaatagattAATAACTATTCAATTATTGTTTTaaccaaataaatatatagattgaACCAAatctaccaaattaatatttaaaacaagATTGAATATATAGATTGAATATATGAAACATATTTCCTAGCACGCACTCGAATTCAAATAATAAAGGTAAACACTCGGTTCATAAATTCTCAATATTTCCTGCAATCTAAAACAGCCAGCCAGAAATAAATAACATTGACAGAATCCTTAAGTCTTTCCCATAGTTAGGGAGGAGAAACCTTTCGAGTGTCCAGCCCAGTGAACCACTAGCTTACCGAGAAATACAGCTGCGGTATGGGGTATTCCATAATCCAATCAAACAAAAGTTCCCAAGAAATTCAAGTCAGAATCAAGTTAAGATAAACAGTGAAAAATGAAACTCGGAAGCTGCGCTGGCTCGCAAAATGCTCAAAGCTGCAGAGTAACCCCACTGCAGGACAACAAAGGAGAAGGCAGTGGCAGAGTTAGTGCCCAAAAACAAGAGGGAAGGATTTCGTATCCTCGGCGAAGGTTTTTCACATTTGTTAATGCGTATTACTGTTAAAAGCTTAACCCTTGTGCATCCAAAAGTGGGGGAATTTTCACAATGAAATCACAATTTACGAATCCTCTGTCATATTTGACATACTAACTAATCATAATCATATGAAAAGAGTAAGGACCAAAACACAAGTTTGTAGCAGAATAGTACAGCAGTTGGCTACCCTGTAACAAAATTTTACGCTTTCCAGCTGCACAAAGAGCCATTGATTTTTTGAGGTAGACAACCATATATACTCACGAAGAAGGAAAGATTTCCTGCGCTATCAGCTGTGAGAGTGGGCAATGGGTATTGGCTTACCATTTCTATACGCCGCAATAAACATGCTCTGCATAGCCAAGGGATCAAAATCAAATGGATCACTTGTTGGTAGTTCTCTGGTTGTGTCACACTGCAACAAGGTCACAAATCTGGTCCTCTCGCCACTGAGCTTGATTTGCAATGCTTGGCTTTTTCCATTTATGGGGATCAAAGCGAAAGAACGGAACAAGGGAATCACCACATAATCATATAGAGAGTAaacgaaaataataaaagaaaatctcATCAGAAAACATGCAATAATGGAAGGAAAGAAAACCGTTCTTGTCTCTTGATAAGTTCACCCTGTATTATGCAAAACATTGTAAACTCAATATCCATCCATATTCATATGTAAAACAAAAAGATACTTCATACTAAAGTCTTCTACCAGTTTATACTTACTAAACTAAAAGCCTAATCAAGTCGAAATCGACCAAAATGACCTATCTTCTGATGTGCTTTTGCACCATGGCACTACCATCTTTAGCTTCTTCAACTGACCGACACCAAGCTCTCCACATAACTGAAACCTTGAAAACAGATATCAACAAAATCAACCGGAAGCCTTTTAGTTGTGTGATCGACTGGATCAAACAAAAAGAGACTGGACTGATTTTCTCTATCTCTAACTCCCACATGTTTAAACACCAGTTCACGATCTCCCCAAGTCCCCACTGGAACCAAAGACTTGGAAAAATTCTCGACCACAACCATATTAGACCAACGCTTCATCCCATCTTCACAATCGCCTTGTACCCAAAACTCGAAGCGGTTCATATTATTACCATTAGCAGCAAATACTAACGGATATACAGCAACAGCCAATAATCCCATGTAAGACACAACTTTAACATTACCATATCGAGTAACAGGTGGCAAAGGTATGGTCTTAAACACCTCTCTTCCCATATCAAAGGAGATAACAACCTTTCGATCCGCGAATCCTTGCAATCCAATGGCAGCCCAATTCAAACTACCATCAACAACCACTCCGTCTTGTCCTCCACATAACAGAGCTAACTCGAAACGTTCTTCTATCTCTTTCCAAACCGCTTCCCTCAATGAATAAACTTCAACCCTTAGAAAAGGCGACGCATCATTTCCTCTAAAAGAGACTATCCTGACTAGTTTATAATCATTGTTGAAAGAATCAAAGCCGAAGCCATGAAAGACCATCCAAATAGGGTTATCTCTGGAGGAAGTAATCAAAGGCAAAGGGAGACGTTTAATTTGTTTAGTTCCAGGGTTCCACATAGCGAAATCAGAAGCATAACAAGGGGAAATATCAAGACAGACCAAACCATCGACGGAACCCACAATTTTCGGGAACAGAGGAAGTGATTCTTCCAGGGGGATACGCAAGAGCTGGGTGGCGTAACTTAGTGTGGGGTTAGTGATGAGCCAGATCCCGTAGTCCCAACCAGACTGGGAGTGGTAGCGGCGGATGAGGAGAGATGGGTCAGTAGAAGAGCGGCGTAGATGGGCGGCGATGAAAGCAGGGGCTGAAGTGAGGTCGGCCCAGTTTTTGGAAACGGATTTGAATCGAGTTAGGGATTTCACGGGCAATCTAGAGAGGATGTCGGTGATGGTATTTTGAGGTAACGACAATGAGGAAGCCATGATTCTGGGCCTTCTTCCTGATCCTGACCAAGAATTCATTCGAGTCTTTTCTTTAACGTGTTTGGTTTTTCAGTCTTCACCCCGAAGAACTCAGTTTctggggggggggggggttacATTCTCTCTTAGGCAGCCTACTTAGGGATATTAATAAAAGATGTTCTTAGTTTCAAGTCAATAATTATATGGGAataagttttttctttttaatatagaaaataaattaataaattaatataaatttaaaatattttcttttaaaaaatcaaatttatttaagttCCCGAAAGAAATATTATGTTTCAGTGACCCAACtctttacatgttttttttatgagtcagtttcaaaatttttcaattttatcattaaattctTTTTCGATACAATATAAATATTGATTGTTTAAATAGTTTGTTATTATGTTTCGTAATAGAATTAAGAGAATGTAAAATTACGGGTAGAATGTGAGATTAACTTGTTTGGTTCATTTGACTAGACTATAGTCTTACTATATTGACTCATTAGACAAATAATTAAGTTAGTGTAATACCCAAAATAGGACTtaagagttttaggggtattttagggattttatcTTTAGAATATTCAAAATTTTGCGACATGGTTTATCGAAAATATTTTTGTCTATGGTTTGTAGAAAATcaagtcaatttttgaaaaaggtgtttaaaaaatcattaattttgaaataaggatTGATTTATAAAAGGGTCAAAATTGTGAGTTTTTAATaagcaattaaaccaaaatttaaattttaacctaTTTCTTTCCCCACCTACAGTAAAGTCACGTAAAAGTCTTCCCTTTTGTTTTGTGTTTGCCGTCCCTTTACTCTCTCAACTTTCCCAACCGATTTTGAATTCCAAATCCTAATTCCTTTTGACTTTTATCATCTCTTAAGTTATAAATCTCTATAGAAGTtaataaaaacacccaaaaacaccatagttttctcTATTGTCAAGCTTGTGAGTTTATGGGTTTGCGATCAAACGTTCAATTTTTCATCATCTAAGGTAATGATTCAACTcctaaatagttttaaatgttatttagtctttaaaactaagtttttagctattaaatcacatgttttaaatacaagctgaaaattgggtcgttaattgtggatttcaggattttgagtaaaaagcatggtttcaaagtgtttttaaattagttttgacatgattaaAAGGTCTCTAAACTTACCTTGAAGTTTCATTAAAGATTTCttaagttttaatgaatttttgaaaaatagccaaaaacatgttgaaaaagtcgatactatgaattgagtagtttagcatagtttaaaggttgagaattagtcgtaggtgaattataagatgaacgaAATTGGTTTTAAGCGAAAAGATTGAGTATAGACtgagatatttgagttttaagttTGCTATGTTAAAGGTTTCGATTACATGAGAACtagtttaggcttatgttttttgTTCCTTGTGGTGAGTCGTTGGCTGATTTTCGAATGTATTGTTGTGTGAAATTGTTGTGTTGAAGCTCCGGAATCGCTAGGGTCATCTACGAAGCTAGGAAAGgctagtttaagctttcgacTTTTCGGCGAAAGCTTGTTGGTGAGcgtttggaataattgcttgtaGACATTATTCAATGCGTTATTTGAGAATTTaatagtagcctaaacccctactctcaattccgagtgtaagctttctcatacctatgttatATTATGACCTATGTGCTTATGTGTTTGtcaatatgtgaattgagatgagatgctataacatgtgatatgtagctatgataattgttgtgaaagtgaaaatatgtacatgttatgtatatgttaaatgttagtgaaagtgttttactaaaaatgcaaatatgtagtgatagtgcacggataatcggtaagtgatatgtgtttagCTTCAGATATTTTGGGCTTATGATCTTGAAGCTGttggatatagttagcatgccataagattgtgagtactcacctatatgtaccaTGATTTTGAGCGTTAAGGCCTTGAGACATGTTGGAAGggtaagggaatgtgagctaagctccattcaacgagacatgtgaggggagtgttagctttatgcttcacttttgggacatatttgactctatgagtctatgtggtgtgttggagatccgtgcatccaatgagtgatgatagagctcgcTCTTATTTTTCATAGCTCAAGtaccaaattatcttaaattatgaatatatgtgtattgtgGTATGTGTTTATATGACATGTGACAATTATATAACATGTCTTTGAGTATTACGacatatgcttgaatgttatgtgatcGTATGAGTATTgcgatatatgcttgaatgttacgTAATCATATAGTATTGCAATATGTGCTTGAACGTTATgtaattatatgagtattgtgatatatgcttaaatgttatgtgattatatgtgtaatgtgatatatacttaaaagtgaatatgtttaccatgtaaatgaactagtagataatgcacgagtaagtataatatgacactagaGTTGGACCTGTTGAGCttgtgctatatggttgtttcgttaatgcttgatgaattgttttCATGGTAGTTGTTataggcattcactgagcttgttaagctcacccactcctttcttAAAACCATTGTAGATTAATAGTGTGCCGGTGTGAGCGGCGTAGTTCCAAGGGGTGATCCAAGCCAGAGCTTTAGTTATTATTAGTAGgtgttcttttaattatttgtgtttttcAGAATAAAACGTGATGTGGTAGACTTTATAATGGTTTtgctataatttttggttaattgcATGCCTATTATGCTTGGT is a window of Gossypium hirsutum isolate 1008001.06 chromosome D08, Gossypium_hirsutum_v2.1, whole genome shotgun sequence DNA encoding:
- the LOC107951988 gene encoding F-box/kelch-repeat protein At3g23880 — its product is MNSWSGSGRRPRIMASSLSLPQNTITDILSRLPVKSLTRFKSVSKNWADLTSAPAFIAAHLRRSSTDPSLLIRRYHSQSGWDYGIWLITNPTLSYATQLLRIPLEESLPLFPKIVGSVDGLVCLDISPCYASDFAMWNPGTKQIKRLPLPLITSSRDNPIWMVFHGFGFDSFNNDYKLVRIVSFRGNDASPFLRVEVYSLREAVWKEIEERFELALLCGGQDGVVVDGSLNWAAIGLQGFADRKVVISFDMGREVFKTIPLPPVTRYGNVKVVSYMGLLAVAVYPLVFAANGNNMNRFEFWVQGDCEDGMKRWSNMVVVENFSKSLVPVGTWGDRELVFKHVGVRDRENQSSLFLFDPVDHTTKRLPVDFVDICFQGFSYVESLVSVS